The region ATGGCCGCGTCCACCTCACCGACGCGAACATGGGCGAGCGCCGTCGCCTCGGACGCGACGCTCGTCGCAACGAGGTCCTCGATCGCGGTCGCTGTGCGCCCCGCACGGAGCGCTGCCGCCCCCTCGAGGGACGCAACACCCGGCACTCCGCGCGGCCACGACATGTAGACGATAAACGCCGCTTCCATCAGCGTGACGGCCTGCGCGACGACCTTTTCCTTGAGCGTTGGCTTGGGATTCACTTTGGAGGTGACGACGTTGAACACCGCGTCGACATCGACCCCGGCGACGAGCCGTCCACGAAACACGCCGTGGTTGGAGAACGAGTTGGGCTTCTCTCCCTTGCGGGTCGGCCCGAGCTGCATCCACCCCATGTGGTCGTAGTCCCACGGGAACGCGCGCGCGCGTCGCCAGAGCCCCTTGACATCGATGGGCGCACCGGTGCGGGCCGAGGTCTCGAGTTCCGCCAGGATGTCGCGGTAGACCTTGAATGTCTGCTCGGCGACGTCACCGTGAAGCTCGACGTTCCGGCGTAGCGAGGTCGCGACATCCGCGTGGGCCGCGTCGAACACTGCGTGCATCGCCGCTTCTCGAAGGGCTTCCGGAGTCTGCGGTGCTAGAGCGCTGAAAATCTCCTTGTCCGAGAACGGATTCGCGGCCGTGTGCACGCCGTCAGATTCGGCGGGGCGGCCCGCAGAGGGGACGAACAGCGTCGATCCAGGGGTGGCCGAGTAGTCGTGCGGGTCCCGCAAGTTCGAGGGCGCCGAGTCTGTCTCCGTTGGCCCTGCGGCGGCCTGCCCCATGTGGCGTGCTTGGGTGGCCAGGCCGAACATGCCGCTCGTCGCAGCCTCTGGCGCCGCTGATGACCTGGCCTTGCGCTCGTCTGCCTCGCGCCGATCCGTCCCCTCCGGATCCACCATCCCGATCGGATCGCCGCCGACGAACGCGTACAGGTTCAACCCGTCCTTGGGCCCGATCGGATCGCACGACAGCCACCGGCCCAGCCACGGCGCGTAGTACCGCTGCGGGTACGCGTCCAGGCCGGTCGCGCGGTCGCGCTCCTTGCCGGCGTAGCGGACGTCGCGCCGCGCGACCTCGCGGACGTCGTCGCCGGCGATGAACGCGCTGCCGCCGTGGGGCAGGTACTCCTCGTACGAGATCAGCGCGCCGGCGGCGTCGAGCTCGAGCGCGGTCGAGCCCTGCGGCGTCGTCAGGTGGTACCGCACGCGGGCGGGGCCGATCGCGTCCACCTCCGCGGCCAGCGTGTCCACGACGTGCCGGTCGACGACCGCGACCCGGCGCTCGCCGTCGGCGACGTGCGTGGTCCAGCGCTCGAGCACCACCGTCGCGCCGCGCCGCACCCGCACGCGCTCCTGCCCACCGTCGCAGTACAGCACCTCGCGGGTCTCGACCACGGGCGTCTCCCCGCCGACCACCAGCCGCGTGGCGACCTTCCGCACCCGCACCCGGTCCGCGCCGTACGCGTAGCGCTCGCCGTCGTCGACGGGCCCGCCGGCGCGCTCGACGGTCACGGCCTCGGTCAGGCACCCGCGCCAGCTCCAGGCCATCCGGCGCAGGTGCGCCAGCGCGACCATGTTGCCCGCGGCGTCGAACATCGCCGCCGGGTCCACCACCGGCACTCCATTGACATCGAGCGCCGCCGTCGCGCGGTTCGAGCCGCTCGCGACCCAGTAGTCGGTCGACCAGCTCGCGGTCGCGCCGGCGTGCTGCATCCGCGTCAGGTTGCCCGACGGGTCGTACGTGAACAGCTGCGTGTAGCGCTCGAGCGCGGCGCCGTTGTCGAGCGACAGGTGCCGCGCGCCGCCGATGGTCCCGGCGGTGCCGGGGATGTAGTCGTGCGGCAAGAGCGCCTGGTGCACGCGCCCGGTCGCCTCGACCAGCCGCCCGTGCGCGTCGTACCGGAAGTCGCGCCGCGCGCTCACCGCCGCCGGCACCAGCGCCGCCGCGCCCTCCTGCGCCAGGTCGAGCGCCCGCGTCACCCGCCCGTCGGCGTCGTAGGTGAACCGCAGGCCCTGCAGCGCCTGGCCCGCGCGCGTCGCGTCCTGCGCCACCAGCCGCCCGCTCGCCGGATCGTACGCCCACGTCTGGCCCACGCCGTTGCCCAGCGTCGCCGCCGCCACCCGCCCGTGCGCGTCGCGCGCCAGCCCGTCGACGATCGGCACGTCGACCAGCGCCCCGTCCGGCGTCGTCACCCGCACGCTCGCGAGCGCGCCGCCCGGATGGTACCCGTCGCGCCGCTCGGTCCCGTCGACCAGCCGCGTCCACACCCCGCGCCCCAGCGCGTCGGTCCGCGCCGCCGCCGTCAGCACCTCGGCCTCGAGCGCCACCGCCCCGCGCCAGTCGGGGGTGTCGTCGAGGTCGACGCGCAGCTGTCGCTCGGTGGTCCGCACGGCGCCCGCCGGATCATACGCCACCGTCCGCACCTCGCCCGCCCCGTCGCGCACCCGCACCGCCCGCCCCAGCCGGTTCCCCGCCCGCGCCGCCGCCAGGTCCGCGTCGGCATCGCCGTACGCGATGGTCTCGACCTGCGCGTCGAGCGCCGCGCCATCGCGCACGATCGTCGCCACCGGTCGGTCCGCCGCATCGAAGCTGCGCTCGATCTCAAACCCGCGCCCGTCCCAGGTCCACACCGGTCGATCGTACGCGTCCGCCAGGGCCCACGTCGGCCCCGCGTCGACGCTGCTCTGCGCCAGCGGCCGTCCCCGCAGGTCCCGCGCGTACGTGAACGCCTCGAGGCCCCGCGGATCCACCTGCGCCACCACCTGCCCGCTCGCGTCGGTCACCGTCCGCTCGACGCGCGTCGCCGCGCTCGCGTCGCCCACCGCCACCACCGCGCACGCCGTCCCCCGCGCGTCGACGTGCGTCACCGTCGGCGTCCCCGCGTGCGCCGCCGCGTGCTCGTAGGCCACGCGCTCCGCGTCGTCCACCGGCCGGCCCTCGCGCACCAGCCGGTACGTCGAGTCCAGCACGTTGTCCCCCGCGCTCGCCGCCACCGTCGCCCACGCCCCCGGCGTCGTCGTCGCGTACGTCCCGTTCGGCAGGTCGACCCGCACCGCCCGCCCCACCGCGTCGTAGCTCGTCACCGTCGCCACCCCGAACCGCTCGAGCACCGCGTCGCTCTCGTACGCCGCGCTCGCCGAGAAGTACGGCTCGTACACCCGCCCCGGCTGGCCCTTCGCGTCGTAGACCACGTGCCCCGACACTCGCCACCGCGTCGCCGCCGCCGCCAGCACCGGCTGCCCGCCCCCGTCGACGATCACCTGCCCGCCCGCGTCCCGCGAGATCGCCGGCCCCGCCTCGACCCGCACCTTCTCCTGCAGCACCCGCCCGAACCCGTCGAGGTACCGCACCCGCACCTCCAGCGGCCCCGCCGCGTCGCCACCGCCCGCGCCGTCGTACACCAGCGCGCTCCGCGCCACCGTCACCTCCGCCACCGGCGCCCCGTCCCGCACCCACGCTCGATCATCGACCCACGTCGCCGTCGCCGCCGCCCCCAGGAACCCCGCCGGATCCGCCAGCACCGACGCGGTCGTCGCGCCCACCGGCGGCTGCCACGCGCCCAGCGCGCCGCTGCCCCACGGCTCGGTCCCGACGTGGCCCTCGGTGCCGCCCGCGCCCAGCCGCCCGAACCCATCGAACCGCGCGTGCGCGATCGTCCCGTTCGGATCCTCGGTCTGCGCCGGCGCCAGCACCCGGTAGTCGATCGTCATCGTCGTCGACAAGCCGAGCGCGTCGATGGTCTCGACCACCGCGAGCTGGTCGGCGTCGTAGACGACCTGCGCGCTCGCGCCGTCGCCGCGCACCGTGCGCGTGACCAGCCCGAACGGCCCGCTCACCTCCTGCACCGGCCCCGGCTGCCACCAGTGACCGTCGGCCAGCACGTAGCCCAGCGCCGCCACGCCCGCGGCGTCGACGCGGGTGTCGAGCGTCGCCGCCAGCAGCCCAGGCGTCAGGCACGCCACCTCGGCGTGGTGCACCCGCGGCGCCGGCGCCACCGCCCCCAGCGGCGCCATCGCGGCGCGCGCGGCATCCCAGTAATAGGTGCGCTGCCACGCCAGGCGCCTCGCCGCCGGCGCGGTCGCCGCTGGATCCAGCGCCTGCTCGAACGGCGCCGGCGTCGCCAGCGCGGCGGTGACCGCCGCCGCGGTCAAGGCCTCGGGCGCGAGCTGCCCGGCGACCGGCGCCACGCCCACCAGCTCGCACTGCGTGGTCTCGACCTCGGCCCCGAGCAGGAACTGCGCGTCGGTGTCGACGTCGGCGCGGGTCGCGTCGGTGATCGTCACCCAGGTCCGGGTCTGCGCGACGTCGTCGACGGCGCCGCGCCGCGCGTACGCCACAGTTGCGGTGCGCGTCGGCGCGCCCCAGGCGTCGTGGGCCAGCACCAGCTCCTCGGTCACCCGCGGATCGCCGGCGGCGCCGTCGTAGGTCGCGACCCGCCGCGCCCGCGGCACCACGCCGAACACCGGCCGCTGCGCCCCGCGCCGCGGCTGCGACAGCACCAGCTGGTAGCTGGCCTCCTCGACGTCGAACGGATCTGCCACCGGCGCCTCGGCGGCGTCGACCGCCCAGCGCTCGCGCCGCACCACCGAGCCCGCGAGCAGCCGCAGCGCCGCCGACGCGTCGGCCGGCAGGTGCGCGCCCGGTGCCTCGACATGCGGCGCCATCCGCGGCAGCAGCGGATCGCCGGTGTACGGCTCGAACGGTCGGTGGTGGTTCCACATCGCCGTGCCCAGGTGGAACCAGGTGCGGGTCAAGAGCGGCGGCGCGAACGCCGGTCCGTCGGGCCCGGCGTCGCCGAGCACCTGCGGCACGTCGAGCGTCTCGACCCGGCCGAACCCGCGGAACGCCCCGCCGGCGCCGTCGAAGTACCCGTCGCGGTAGCGGTACCGCGTCGTCACCGAGGTCCCGCCGACCAGGTCGAGCTCGACCCGCGCGTCGACCACCGGCCGGTGCGACGGCAGCCGCGTCTCCCACGGCACGCCCAGGGCGGCGTCGCGCAGGTAGTGCGTCGCCGAGTTGCCCCAGGTCAGCTCGGTGCGCCGACCGCAGCCGTCGTCGACCGCGATCAGCATCCCCGGCGGCGTCGCCGGCGTGAGCGGCAGGTACGACAGCGCCCGCGTGCGCGTCGGCGACAGCGCCGACCACAGCAGCGCCGGCCGCCCGTCGCCCGCCAGATCGGCGATCGCCGCGGTGCGCCCGTCGAACGCCGGCAGGTGCCCGACCTCGCGCCGCGTCCCCAGCCGCCGCCCGCCCAGGTTCGGGAAGTGCCACACCCGCCCGTCGTCGAGGTAGAGCACGTCGGCCGTGCCGCTGCCGTCCAGATCCACCAGCCGCACCCGCGCGCTGTCGAACGCCGCCGTCGTCGGCACCGCCGGCGCCCCGTCCATCACCACCCGATCGCCGAACCGCCCGTTGCCCAGCGCCGGCCAGTACTCGACCTGCCCCCGCCGCACCCGCACCAGGTCCTGCATGCCGTCGCCGGTCATGTCCGCGAAGAACAGATCGAGCTGCGGGTTGGGCCCGCACCCTGGCGCCGCCTCCGCCCCCGTCGGCAGCGGCACCACCACCGGCTCGCCGAACTCGCGCTCGACCTCGTCGAGCGGCCCCGTCACCGACGGGAACCACACCAGCGCGTCGCCCCGCGCGATCACCGCGTCGCTGCGCCCGTCGCCGTTCAGATCGACCCAGAACGTGCGCCCGACCGCGCCCTCGAGCTTGGGCCACGCCGCGAACGGCCGGAACCCCGCCCACCGCCGCTCCTCGCGCTCGAGCGCGAACGACCCGGCCTGGCGCCCGGTCGTCACCGCCAGCTCGGTGTCGCCGTCGCGATCGACGTCGGCCAAGGCCACGCCGCGCTCGAAGTTCGGCTGCGCCGCCACCGCCGCTGGCGCCGCGAACTGTCCGCCGCCCTGGTTGGCCTGGTACAGCCACCCGCGCTCGCCCTGGTAGAGGATGCCCGGCAGGCCCTCGCCGTACAGATCGACCAGCTGCGTCCGCGCCGCGGTCAGGCCCGTCGTCGTCGTCGCCGGCAGGAACGTCTCGTCGAGCCCCGCGCCCGCGTACGCGAACACCAGCGGCGCGGTCTCGGCGCGCGCGCCGTCGACGAACCCGACCCGCGTCACCCCGATCAGCCGCGCGCCGGCCGGATCGTCGTCGTACGCCAGCTCGAGCGCCGACACCGGCACCGGCGCCGCCCCCAGCGCCGGCAGGTCGTGGAAGCACACGAACCGCCGCACCCGCCGGTAGGTGCGCACGATGAACCCGTCCCGCGCCGACGAGAACGCGTCGGCGCGCGCCGGCCACGGCCGGTCCGGCGCGAACGTCGGCACCGCGTCACCATGATCGCCGTGATCGATCACGAGGTGCATCGCCCAGCGGCCCGCCGGCGGCGTGCCGGCGACGATCGCCTCGGTCAGCGCGACCGGCGTGACGTTGCCGTAGCGGATCGCCGTCAGGTAGCGCTGCGTGCGCACCGGCCGCCACGGCTCCCACGGCTGGGTGCGATCGACGCCGACCGTGTCCTCGGGCGCGTACTCGAGCCACAGCGCGTTGCCGTCAGCGTCGAGCTGCACCTCGGGCAGCCACGCCGCGACCCGCGCCGGGTCGGCGGCGTCGACGATGCGCGCCGCGGCCTGCGGGCGCGCGCCGTAGATCGTCAGCACGTCGGCCTCGTCGCGGCTGCGGTAGTGGACGTCCCCGGTGACGGCGTGGGCCCACCGCTCGACCCGGACCCGGGCGAAGCCCGACCGCGGTCGCAGCGTGGTCACCTGGTACGCGCCGTCGACCCGCCGGCGCGGCGCGCCCCCGGCGAGCCAGGGCACCAGCGCGACGCCGCCGAGCGCGACCCCGTCGGTCCCGTCCCAGCGCGGCAGGTGCTCGCTGGTGTCGACGGTGATCGGCGCGATCCCCGAAACGGTCCAGCCATGCCCCACGATCGAGGCCCCGCCACCACCGCCCGACAGCACCAAGCGCGGCGTCAGCGCCCGCGCCGGCGTCGTCGGCACCGGGACACGCACGGCCACGCCGCCGCTGTGCTCGTCGACGACCGCCTCGTACTCGACCTTCGCGACGCTCACCTTACCCTCCGCGTTCGTCATGCTTTGACGTTACGCCAGCGGTGGAGCGCGAGCCAGGGCTTAGACGCTCATATCGTCACGATGATCGCAGACAGTGGTCCGACAGAAGGATCACCTCCGGACCAGCACCTCCGCCAGCGGCTTGCGGTGCAGGTCGGGCACCTGGGCCCCGGCGGCGGGGTAGCCGACCGGGATCACGACGAAGGCGCGCTCGTGGGCCGGGCGGCCGAGCACCTCGCGCAGGAAGCCCATCGGGCTGGGCGTGTGGGTCAGCGTGGCCAGGCCGGCGAGGTGCAGCGCCGACAGCAGCATCCCGACCGCGATGCCGACCGACTCGTCGACGTAGTAGTGCTTGACCCGCGCGCCGTCGGCGTCGACGCCCCACGGCTGCGCGAACACGACGATCAGCGCCGGCGCGTCGGTCAGGTGCGGCTTGTGCTCGTCGACGCCGAGCGGCGCCAGCGCGGTCCGCCACTCCTCCGACATGCGCCCGCCCCAGCTCTTGCGCTCCTCGACCTCGGCCGCCTCGCGGATCTGGCGCTTGGTCTCGGCGTCGGTGACGATCACGAACGTCCACGGCTGCTGGTGCGCGCCCGACGGTGCGCTGGCCGCGGCCCGGACCGCGTCGAGGAGCACCTCGTCGGGGATCGGCTCGGTCGAGAAGTCGCGCACGGTGCGACGCCGGACCATCGCGTCGGCGTACGTGCGCGCGCGCGCGGTCATCTCGGTCGGGGGCAGGCGCTCGAAGACCAGGGGCACGGGCCGGTACGTCATCGCGGCGATGATGCCGCGATCGGACCGCGCCGTCGCGCGCGCGCGTCAGCCGCCGACCAGCAGACCGACCGTGATCACCCCGGTGACCTCGCGCGCGGCGTCGGGGCCGTCGCCGTCGGCGATCGTGAATCGACCACCCAGCTCGAAGCCGGCGAGACGGGCGCCGCCGCCGGCCAGCTCGAAGCCGAGCCCGATCAGCGCGTCGTCGCGTCGGCTGGTGCCGGTCTTGCTCCAGCGGGTCGTGGCCTGGCCGAGGCCGCCCTCGAGGTAGAAGCCGACGCCCACGTCAGGCGTGCCCAGGCCGAGGCGGTACCGCGCGGCCACGCCGAGCCGCTGCCGCTGGCCACAGTCCGACACGACCGCGAGCGCGCCCGGCATCGCACGGTCGCTGGCGGCGTCGGTCAGCGTGTACTCACCCGCGAGCCGGAAGCTGCCGATCTGGCGACCGACCGCGGCGTGCAGGCCGGGGTCCCCGAGCTCGAGCGGCAGCACCATCGCCAGCGCAGCCTCCCAGTGCGGGCGCACCAGCGGCGTCGACGAGGTCAGCGCCGACGCGGCGCCGGCGCTCGCGCTGGTGTCGACCACGAACGGCAGCGGCGCGGCGTCGACCACGACCGGCAGCGGCGCGGCGTCGACCACGAACGACGGCGGCGGCGCCGCCGTGGCCTCGACCGTGACCGTGACGTCGATCGACGCCGCGACCTCGACCGCGCCGTCGGCGGCGGCGCCGCCCGCCGCGGCCGTGAGCGTGCTCATGATCACCAGGGCCCAGCCGCGCGTGCGCATGGGGCGTCGACGGGCGCCGCCGCGCCGATATTCACGCGGCGCTACACCGGCGCCCAGCCGCGCGGCACGCGCTCGCTGGCGTCGTCGGCCGGAGAGCAGCTCTCGATCCGCAGCTCCTCGGCGGTCACATCGAGCGGCGCGCCGAGCGTCGTCACCATCGTGAAGAGGCGCAGCTCGATCGGGCCGCGGCGCAGGTGCGCCAGCGCGACCGGCGCGACCGGCGCCAGCCGTCGCCCAAGCCCGCGGCGGCCTGAGGCGCGCTTTTCGGTCGACCGCGCGCAACCGGCGGCCGCCGCGGTCGATAGCACCGGCATGACGCCCTCGGACCCTGCGGATCCCATCGCCTACGATCACGCGGAGCGCCGACGCGCGGCCGTGACCAACCTGGTGCTCGGCGCGTTCCTGTGCGGCGTCGGCACGCTCGTCACGATCGTCACCTACGACGGCGCCGCGGGCGGCGGCACGTACATCGTGGCCTGGGGGCCGATGGTGTTCGGCGCGATCCGATTCTTCAAGGGGCTGGTCGGGCTGGCCGGCTGACTCAGCGCGACTCAGCGCGACTCAGCGCGACTCAGCGCGACGCGACGCGACGCGGCGCGACGCGGCGCGACTCAGCGCGACTGAGCGCAGCGCGGCGCACGCGCCTGGCTCAGCGCCCGCCGCGCCGGGATCCACCCCGGCCACCGCCACCGCCGCGGCGATCGAGCGGCGGCCCGCCGGGCGCGCCGGGCTGACCGAACGGGATCGCGGTCGGCTTCGCCTTGGCCTTCGCGGGCGGGTTCGGGCGCGGCGGGTTCGCGCGCGGCGCGTTCGGGCGCGCGGCCGGCGCCGGTGAGCGCGGCGTCGACGGGGTCAGCCCGGCGATCTCGGCCTCGGTCAGGTTGCGCCAGCGCCCGACCTTCAGGTGGCCGAGCTCGATGTGCATGATCCGCACGCGCTGCAGCGCGACCACCTGGTAGCCGAGCGCCTCGCACATCTTGCGGATCTGGCGGTTGAGCCCCTGCGTCAGGACGATCCGGAACACGCGCGCCGCCACCGACCAGATCTTGCACGGCCGGGTCAGGCCCGCGTCGATCCGGACCCCGCGCGCCATCGCCGCGATGAACTCGTCGGTGAGGTTGCGATCGACCGTGACCGCGTACTCCTTCTCGTGATCGTGCTCGACCCGCAGCACCTCGTTGACGATGTCGCCGTCGTTGGTCAGCAGGATCAGCCCCTCGGAGTCCTTGTCGAGGCGGCCGATCGGGAAGATCCGCTCGGCGTGGTCGACGAAGTCGACGATGTTGCCCTCGACCGCGCGCTCGGTCGTGCAGATGACGCCGACCGGCTTGTTGAGCGCGATGTAGACCGGCGGCGGACGATCCTTGGCGGTCACGACCGTGCCGTCGACCGCGACCGTGTCGCCGGGCTCGACCACGGTGCCGAGCCCGGCCTGGGCGCCGTTGACGGTGATCCGTCCCGCCGCGATCCAGTCGTCGGCCTCGCGCCGCGAGCACACGCCGGTCTCGCTGATGAACTTGTTCAGCCGCACGACCGCAACATACCGCACACCGGGTGGACGCCGTGGCGACGACGCCGCACCATCCGGCCATGGTCCCGACCCGCTCGTCCGCCGCGCTCGCGGCCCTCGCGCTCGCGCTGATCGTCGCCTGCGGCGGCAAGACCGCCGGCGATGACACCGGCCCCGACGCCGCGCCGATCGAGCCCGCGTTCGCCGTGCGCCTGGTGCCGGCGGCCGGCGTCGCCGGCACCCAGGTGGTCAGCTTCGCGATCCCGCTGCCGGCCGGGCTCCTCACCGACGCCGCGAGCGTGCGGCTCGCCCACGCCGGCGCCGATCTCGCCGCGGCCCGGGTGCCGCTGGCCGCGTACCCCGACGGTTCGCTGCGCAGCGTGCTGGTCCAGGTCGAGCTCGCGATCTCCGGCGAGACCACGCTCGACGTCGAGGTCGGCGCGCGCGGCGGCGGCGACCGCGCCCCGGTGCCGGTGACCGACACCCTGGCCGGCGCCGACGAGACGCCGCGGGTGTGGGCGGTGCTGCCGGCGGCGTGGCTGGCCGGCAGCGGTGCGTTCGGCGCGCTCGTGCCGCAGGCGGCGATCGCCGGCACGCCCCTCGACGCCTGGGGCGACGTCTGCGACTACGCCCGCTGGGACACCGACGCGTTCCTGGCCGCCGCCAGCGCGCGCGACGTGTGGCTGTTCGATCGCGTGACCGCGATGTACCGCGGCTACGCGATCACCGGCGACCTCGGCCCGCTGACCTCGGCCTACCGCGAGGCCGGCATCTATCGCCGCGGCCTCACCGGCACTGGCAGCGCCACGCGCATCGGCGTGCCCGGCGCCGCCGACGATCTCAAGTACCACTACACCCAGGGCCTGGCGCTGCACTACCTCACCACCGGCGACGCGCGCTACCGCGAGGCGGCCGAGGACGTGGCCGTGCGCGCCCACGATCTGTGGACCGACCCGGGCTACGCCGGCGGCGACGACTTCTGGACCGAGCGCCACGCCGGTTTCGGCCTGCTCGCGTACGAGTTCGCGGCGATCGTGTCCGACGACCGCGCGGCGACGTTCGCCGGCTGGGCCGCGACCGCGGTCGACGCCTACCTCGCGGTCCAGGCCGACTACCCGAGCAGCTGGACCGATCGCGACGCCCGCTGCTTCGCGCACTCGGCCACCGCCCACGGCGAGGCCTACGGCTACGACGGCTGCAGCCCGTGGATGAGCGCGATCCTCGCCGACGCGCTCGCGGGCCACGCCCGCCGGGTCGGCGGCGCCGCGGCCACGCGGGTCACCGACGCGCTGGTGCGGCTGGGCCGGATCGTCGCCCGCGATGGCCGCGACCCGACCGGCAAGCCGTACTACTGGATGGGCCTGGGCCGGGCCGGCGAGGTCGACGACTACGACGAGCACTGGGGCGAGGCGGCGTACCTGGTGGCGCTGGCGTGGCACCACGCCGGCCGCGGCGACGGCGCGCTGCGGGCCGCCGCCGACGCGCTCGTGACCGGCCTGCGCGAGCGCGGCGAGGCCGGGCAGCTGCGCTCGTTCAACTGGCAGTGCCGCTCGGCGGTGCAGGCGCCGGCGTACCTGCGGTGACCGAGCCCGCGCCCTCGACCGCGCCGCCGCGGTGGGCGCGGATCTTCACGATCGTCGCGTCGGTGATCGCCGCCGGCGCGCTGGTCTTCACGCTGCGCCAGGTCGGGGTCGGCACGGTCGTCGATCAGCTCCGCGCGATCGGCGCGTGGTTCGTGGCGCTGGTGGCGATCGAGGTGGTGTCGGCGCTGTGCGACGCGCTCGCGATCAGCGGCTTCCTCGGCGCGGCCGCGCCGCGGTCGTCGTTCGCGCGGGTGCTGCACGCGCAGGTGGCCGGGCGCGCGATCAACCTGGTGACCCCGCTGGCCAGCCTGGGCGAGGCCACCAAGGTCACGCTGCTGATGCGCGACACCGAGACCACCCGCGCGGTCGCGGCGATCGCGCGGTTCACGATGGTCTACGTCGCGATCAACCTGGGCTTCATCGTGCTCGGCGCGCCGGTGTGCGCGCTGGCGCTGCCGCTGCCGGGCTGGCTCACGCGCACGCTGTGGGTCGGCACCGCGCTGGCGGTCGTGATCGGCGGCGGGCTCGCGCTGCTCCTGCGGGCCGGCATGGTGACCACGGTCGTCCACGGGCTCGCGCGCGCGCGCCTGATCTCGGCGGCGCGGGCCGAGCGCTGGCGCGCCAAGGCCACCGCGCTCGACGGCGCGCTGCGCGGCGACGGCCGCGGCCTGCGCGGCTGGGCCCCGGGGCTGTGGGCGCTGGTCTCGAAGGTGTTGCAGTGGTTCGCGGCGTGGCTGGTGCTCTACGCCAACGGCCACGCGCCGCCGCTCGACGTGATGGCGGCGCTCGCGACCGCCGGCACGCTGGTCAACATCGTCGCGAACATCGTCCCGCTGGGCCTGGGCGTGACCGAGGGCGGCACCGCCGCGCTGATGGTCGCGCTGGGCCAGCCGGCCAGCCTCGGGGTCACCACGGCGGTGGCCCGGCGGGTGGTCATGGTCCTG is a window of Myxococcales bacterium DNA encoding:
- a CDS encoding nitroreductase family protein, whose translation is MTYRPVPLVFERLPPTEMTARARTYADAMVRRRTVRDFSTEPIPDEVLLDAVRAAASAPSGAHQQPWTFVIVTDAETKRQIREAAEVEERKSWGGRMSEEWRTALAPLGVDEHKPHLTDAPALIVVFAQPWGVDADGARVKHYYVDESVGIAVGMLLSALHLAGLATLTHTPSPMGFLREVLGRPAHERAFVVIPVGYPAAGAQVPDLHRKPLAEVLVRR
- a CDS encoding pseudouridine synthase, coding for MRLNKFISETGVCSRREADDWIAAGRITVNGAQAGLGTVVEPGDTVAVDGTVVTAKDRPPPVYIALNKPVGVICTTERAVEGNIVDFVDHAERIFPIGRLDKDSEGLILLTNDGDIVNEVLRVEHDHEKEYAVTVDRNLTDEFIAAMARGVRIDAGLTRPCKIWSVAARVFRIVLTQGLNRQIRKMCEALGYQVVALQRVRIMHIELGHLKVGRWRNLTEAEIAGLTPSTPRSPAPAARPNAPRANPPRPNPPAKAKAKPTAIPFGQPGAPGGPPLDRRGGGGGRGGSRRGGR
- a CDS encoding flippase-like domain-containing protein — protein: MTEPAPSTAPPRWARIFTIVASVIAAGALVFTLRQVGVGTVVDQLRAIGAWFVALVAIEVVSALCDALAISGFLGAAAPRSSFARVLHAQVAGRAINLVTPLASLGEATKVTLLMRDTETTRAVAAIARFTMVYVAINLGFIVLGAPVCALALPLPGWLTRTLWVGTALAVVIGGGLALLLRAGMVTTVVHGLARARLISAARAERWRAKATALDGALRGDGRGLRGWAPGLWALVSKVLQWFAAWLVLYANGHAPPLDVMAALATAGTLVNIVANIVPLGLGVTEGGTAALMVALGQPASLGVTTAVARRVVMVLYSAFGLALLVQAEVRPWRRRAPP